In Penaeus monodon isolate SGIC_2016 chromosome 7, NSTDA_Pmon_1, whole genome shotgun sequence, the following are encoded in one genomic region:
- the LOC119574930 gene encoding uncharacterized protein LOC119574930 isoform X2 — protein MSLVVHKLVLSPDGAAATTQTPTHHVTLAAYAHTRSNVGDAMVRSPEGPPCGSMSAHTSSSPYSSSSSSSSKHSSTYNLPFVLQDHNYGAPPPPTPPQSPPPVPCSSSSSSGSSPYQLPLHHQPAVPHASLQVPSQPGSQNLLQPKTHSHPLHHHPLHHPQASVAATSPSRPAHMSHAGHVPPVVSSGSSVPITGLLTSHPLSTMPPHRQQFMPHPKTSMFPSPHIPPPPVELLQSPTTVAVAAPPSSTGAETDDDSRLSDRSSSVGPSGEETETAPEGEGDEQPVDDSITRCVCDFAHDDGYMIQCDRCFVWQHVDCMEIDRKNIPDEYLCEACEPRMIDRFKARALQIRRRQEIKAHLASLLSCRLSSSDSDDNMPMCNKSRASLGKVQERKVVKKKKVKQIKDMKNGRKGPLSLLKKSSSVSCNNNIVPGSEERDRRMLVKTRRRKSSSMSGGEGVSDDSCGGPVERLRAWVEGYEVAVTNHYSPELRARVQAARINGVSPDLRASTQGAVLGHRCKVVENPSPLLDVFDSKILVAATRLTVNTAITEFQGKYLLASQWNAQQPVMGQQYLPYVLQYHMPKEGLTVCVDARTYGNDARFTRRSCRPNAEIRHVVERGSLHLYLVATRDIEEAEEVTLALETANSTLDLVCCLSEEHDCNAPHSQKVEASSPVHNPPHKKNGLLNNKKTIKKQQLQLQLRPNKRTTSTESRSSDNLTTTTCQSTTPVTPVKQRRVSGCGKSPAKSPCVSASSSPEELGKDVVVSAPPTLAVTPETPKAMDKQQQQKMTREERKIAAYMKAFERMEKAAQRRQEMEKKKEEDKSRDPKDKEKKHCDGDEEDWEKTSSADEGNRNTPATERSRRKGKKGRGKGSPQKRNHRLDTTASDLTGDESSCASVGLMSPLGGSVEGIALNFNSPPSGNSNVMGFRFPKTKKALMNEWLNETVDPVMPVGSPSGVTEVHSTGVPTCYMRSPATPLRRSTSVNQVVSGTVLNLDLPGGSAKKRWLRQAISEETESPQLNGLCPSPNSRPDSPTGGDYITPLKKRRLARESMSSEQSSTPPSTPVHSTSMEEDKMMEEMEAELAAGGVVKIKCEEESIAEDQSLLGEDHTGDAADTKDSLGVGKREEEDDDREEELIIGEEEKISNLKDRGRTFTCSTADLRFEKESRRNIIKEADFDLTDSALKTDIPLCLSSPKICKEREEKEGVEEDGEQEEEEEDDKEDQEEEEEEEATSSREEECEVKRRKKQAGWRRKKRQQALSKRERKQAFSTKKKNTKRERHEEELKSKKEDSLVVKEESTQETPVGKRESDVGCGGISEESIDERTPKEEGEIDRITGEKVEEKVERKGVDVKSGIGETDGNPEPAFRGAPKAGEVGSVKLETQGKMIKSESGGDTAECASSFQKIVKNELESVIATDCRIIVKKEKEVSEEMSDEGSDERTENVGNKEEKTPTQCSKPERKQSSKKPISVKMEAPYDEQVEKEAVQEKPEIFVGEVVGRREQTDSSSEREEQGKEPVRADVHHCMVVKEGSTKTNAKAEQVLSRETCIKQEVEVNVQFNASVKIEERDNIPQTQSQDSEETEVVECIPKTAKESSAPEEVLQQENSLSLVCSPSSSVLQGRRRSTQSDSDDVPIVERAQTPEDFHRKASEPKGPRTPEGPAPTSPEELALMPESPRTPESCSTGQGRSPEREASPERTSRARVRGPCTPPSTPPPQQDDSLDGESEREREQQDDCDKSTKSALHAKAAPVKRKLSILEYRKRKSVSSESETRGANGPRDQSPPPLPPPPGASGAPLADTSGSCAPSPVTLPSASTTQELLSSPSAASPAKGSCASAVDSSPDLSLSPIRPLSLSLPAVLDDKLTKDEGKREVESTTQRGDAAAEVSKDIIGSSKNNTGIVATSLPGITTSTATAPTGTASQDVKWNAAPTLLERQRENLTARLRREFGLCISDDDEDKSGLRLGCVSVVGRPSPPLLPPPGTLISSPLSPRGRKPSGHQAGTEGEERDRSHRRHKEKNLPPPPPPPTAPPKNSIFQGREVTVQKVTCTAKGVVTASPSPGSNPSGSITTSSPSSSTGPLATHTGTPGRLAGLPTHPPGPPPSYPGSGVTPPMPVPPPAVSSIPSSPSGPSLTALPGPQASQVGLTPSPIPALPTLSLPLPNTIVNPVAMDMSSRTSPITQPVGHTASQRPHLSSHSAPGPTGPHPPAQNTSYPARPYSRGQFSSNASGPLPVYPPSRVVPPQHSPLVTPPPLPPPLPPPPPQGSHGLPASAHPQGPPPAPGLSYNGGNYNGLDCSAPGSRGS, from the exons ATGTCGTTGGTGGTTCACAAGTTGGTGCTCAGTCCTGATGGGGCAGCCGCCACCacgcaaacccccacacaccatgtCACCCTGGCTGCGTATGCTCACACTCG GTCAAATGTTGGAGATGCCATGGTCCGCTCTCCAGAAGGTCCTCCATGTGGCTCCATGAGTGCACATACCTCATCCTcaccttactcctcctcttcatcatcatcatccaaacaCAGCTCCACCTACAACCTCCCTTTTGTTCTTCAAGACCACAACTATggtgcccctcccccacccacacccccacagtcTCCCCCACCAGTACCCtgctcctcatcttcatcctcaggCTCCTCCCCATACCAGCTCCCCCTACATCACCAGCCAGCTGTGCCCCATGCCAGTCTACAGGTGCCCTCCCAGCCTGGCTCCCAGAATCTCTTGCAACCCAAGACCCattcccaccccctccaccaccaccccttgCACCACCCACAGGCAAGTGTGGCTGCCACCAGCCCCTCCCGGCCAGCCCACATGAGCCATGCAGGCCACGTACCCCCAGTTGTCTCGTCTGGCTCCTCCGTGCCCATCACTGGCCTGCTGACCTCGCATCCACTGAGCACAATGCCCCCACACCGGCAGCAGTTCATGCCCCATCCAAAGACCAGTATGTTCCCTTCACCCCACATCCCTCCTCCCCCGGTAGAGCTGCTTCAGTCCCCTACTACAGTGGCTGTGGCTGCTCCGCCCTCCAGCACGGGGGCTGAGACAGATGACGACTCCCGTCTGAGTGATCGCAGTTCCTCCGTAGGACCCTctggggaggagacagagactgctccagagggggagggggacgagcaGCCTGTAGATGACTCCATTACACGCTGTGTCTGTGATTTTGCCCATGATGATGGATACATGATCCAATGCGACAGATGCTT TGTTTGGCAGCATGTGGACTGCATGGAGATTGATCGTAAAAACATACCTGATGAGTACCTGTGTGAGGCCTGTGAGCCCAGAATGATAGACCGGTTTAAAGCTCGTGctttacagatacgcagaagacaGGAGATCAAAGCTCATCTGGCCAG CCTTTTGTCTTGCAGGCTCTCTTCGTCAGACTCAGATGATAACATGCCCATGTGCAATAAAAGTCGTGCTTCACTTGGCAAAGTGCAGGAGAGAAAAgtggtaaagaaaaagaaggtgaagCAGATAAAGGACATGAAGAATGGCCGGAAAGGTCCTCTCTCCTTGCTCAAGAAAAGCAGCTCAGTCTCCTGCAACAACAACATTGTTCCCGGTtctgaggagagagacaggagaatgcTGGTCAAAACACGCAGA CGGAAGAGCAGCAGCATGAGTGGCGGTGAAGGTGTGAGTGATGACTCGTGTGGGGGCCCAGTAGAGAGACTTCGGGCCTGGGTAGAGGGCTATGAGGTGGCTGTCACCAACCACTATTCTCCTGAACTGCGTGCACGAGTCCAAGCTGCACGCATCAATGGAGTGTCACCTGACCTGCGGGCGTCCACCCAGGGAGCTGTCCTGGGACACCGCTGCAAGGTGGTGGAGAATCCCAGTCCCTTGCTGGATGTGTTTGACAGTAAG ATCCTGGTAGCTGCTACTAGACTCACTGTCAACACTGCTATCACGGAGTTTCAAGGGAAGTACCTGTTAGCATCCCAGTGGAATGCACAACAACCAGTGATGGGTCAGCAGTACCTGCCCTATGTCCTACAGTACCACATGCCAAAGGAGGGCCTAACTGTGTGCGTGGATGCCAGAACATATGGCAATGATGCCAGATTCACTCGCAGATCATGCAGACCAAATGCAGAG ATTCGGCATGTGGTAGAAAGAGGGTCCCTACACCTGTACCTGGTAGCAACAAGAGACATTGAAGAGGCAGAGGAAGTTACTTTAGCCTTAGAAACGGCCAATTCCACTTTAGATCTTGTCTGCTGTCTGTCGGAGGAACATGATTGCAACGCTCCCCATTCCCAAAAGGTGGAGGCCTCATCACCAGTGCATAATCCTCCACATAAAAAGAATGGGCTTCTAAA CAACAAGAAGACAATAAAGAAGCAACAGCTCCAGCTGCAACTGCGGCCAAATAAAAGAACCACATCCACCGAGAGCAGAAGCAGCGATAATCTGACCACTACCACTTGTCAGAGCACAACCCCCGTCACGCCTGTCAAGCAAAGGCGTGTGTCAGGCTGTGGCAAGTCACCTGCCAAGTCCCCGTGTGTGTCAGCCTCCAGTTCCCCTGAAGAGCTCGGTAAGGACGTTGTAGTGAGCGCACCCCCTACCTTGGCCGTGACACCTGAGACCCCCAAGGCCATGgacaaacagcagcagcagaagatGACACGTGAGGAGAGGAAGATCGCTGCATACATGAAGGCTTTTGAGAGGATGGAGAAGGCTGCACAGAGGAgacaggagatggagaagaagaaggaagaggataagagcAGGGATCccaaagataaggaaaagaagcactgtgatggggatgaggaggacTGGGAGAAGACCAGCAGTGCTGATGAGGGCAACAGAAATACACCTGcgacagagagaagcagaagaaaagg AAAAAAGGGGCGTGGGAAAGGCAGCCCCCAGAAGCGCAATCATCGCCTGGACACAACGGCTTCTGACTTGACTGGTGATGAGAGCAGTTGTGCCTCTGTGGGTCTCATGTCTCCCTTGGGGGGCTCTGTTGAGGGCATTGCTCTCAATTTCAACTCTCCTCCATCAGGAAATTCAAATGTCATGGGGTTCAG ATTTCCCAAAACCAAGAAAGCACTTATGAATGAATGGCTAAATGAGACCGTAGACCCGGTGATGCCCGTGGGCAGCCCAAGCGGGGTAACAGAGGTGCATTCAACAGGCGTGCCCACGTGCTATATGCGGTCGCCAGCCACCCCACTCAGAAGGTCAACATCTGTGAACCAGGTGGTCTCAGGGACAGTCCTCAACTTGGACTTGCCAGGTGGCTCAGCTAAGAAACGGTGGCTTAGACAGGCCATCAGTGAGGAGACTGAATCACCCCAGCTCAATGGCCTGTGCCCCAGTCCCAACAGCAGACCAG ATTCCCCAACTGGAGGAGATTACATAACACCCCTAAAAAAGCGCAGGCTGGCCAGAGAGTCCATGTCATCAGAGCAGTCGTCAACTCCCCCTTCAACACCTGTCCACTCCACCAGCATGGAGGAGGACAAGATGATGGAGGAG ATGGAAGCTGAGTTAGCAGCTGGAGGTGTGGTCAAGATCAAGTGTGAGGAGGAGAGCATTGCAGAAGACCAGTCCTTGCTGGGGGAGGACCACACCGGGGATGCAGCAGATACCAAAGATAGCTTGggtgtgggaaagagagaggaggaagatgatgacagGGAAGAGGAACTCATcattggggaggaagagaagatctCAAACttgaaagacagaggaaggactTTCACCTGCAGTACAGCTGATTTGAGATTtgaaaaggaaagtagaagaaacatTATAAAAGAGGCAGATTTTGATCTAACTGATAGTGCATTAAAGACAGACATTCCCTTGTGTTTGTCATCTCCGAAGAtctgcaaagagagagaagaaaaggaaggtgtAGAAGAGGATggtgagcaggaggaggaggaggaggatgataaggaggaccaagaagaggaggaggaggaagaggcaacaTCCAGCAGAGAAGAAGAATGTGAAGTCAAGCGGAGAAAGAAGCAGGCTGgctggagaagaaaaaagaggcagCAAGCCCTTtccaagagggagagaaaacaagcgtttagcacaaagaagaaaaacacaaagagagagagacatgaagaagaactgaaaagcaaaaaggaagatTCACTCGTAGTCAAAGAAGAGAGCACTCAGGAAACACCAGttggaaagagggaaagtgatGTGGGATGTGGTGGTATAAGTGAGGAAAGTATAGATGAAAGAACaccaaaggaagagggagaaatagatagaattaccggtgagaaagtggaggagaaggtagaaagaaaaggagtggATGTGAAGAGTGGAATAGGTGAAACAGATGGAAATCCTGAACCAGCTTTCAGAGGTGCACCAAAAGCAGGAGAGGTTGGCTCTGTGAAACTAGAGACTCAGGGGAAGATGATCaagagtgagagtgggggagACACTGCTGAGTGTGCAAGCAGTTTTCagaaaatagtgaaaaatgaACTTGAAAGCGTAATTGCAACTGATTGTAGAAttattgtgaaaaaagaaaaagaagtctcAGAAGAGATGAGTGATGAGGGGAGTGATGAGAGAACAGAGAATGTTgggaacaaagaggaaaaaactcCCACCCAGTGTTCCAAGCCAGAGAGAAAGCAAAGTTCAAAGAAACCTATTAGTGTGAAAATGGAAGCACCTTACGATGAACAGGTCGAGAAGGAGGCTGTGCAGGAAAAGCCAGAAATATTTGTAGGTGAGGTTGTAGGGAGAAGAGAGCAAACAGACAGTAGTAGTGAGAGGGAGGAGCAAGGAAAAGAGCCTGTGAGGGCAGATGTGCATCATTGCATGGTTGTGAAGGAAGGGAGTACAAAAACTAATGCTAAGGCAGAACAGGTGCTGTCAAGAGAAACGTGTATAAAGCAAGAAGTAGAGGTGAATGTACAGTTTAATGCTAGTGTTAAGATTGAAGAAAGGGACAACATTCCTCAAACCCAAAGTCAAGACAGTGAAGAAACAGAGGTGGTAGAGTGCATTCCCAAAACCGCTAAGGAATCATCTGCACCAGAGGAGGTGCTGCAACAAGAAAATTCCCTCAGTCTGGTGTGTAGTCCAAGCTCCTCAGTTTTGCAGGGGAGAAGACGGAGCACACAGTCAGATTCAGATGACGTGCCAATCGTCGAGAGAGCACAGACACCTGAAGACTTCCATCGCAAGGCCTCAGAACCTAAAGGTCCCAGAACACCCGAGGGGCCAGCACCCACGAGCCCTGAGGAATTGGCACTGATGCCCGAAAGTCCCAGAACACCTGAGTCATGCAGTACAGGACAAGGCCGGAGTCCAGAGAGGGAGGCAAGTCCTGAGCGAACTTCAAGAGCAAGGGTGCGAGGGCCTTGCACTCCTCCTTCAACTCCACCTCCACAACAAGATGACTCACTCGACGGGGAGTCAGAGCGTGAGAGAGAGCAACAGGATGACTGTGATAAGTCCACCAAATCAGCATTGCATGCCAAAGCAGCACCTGTGAAAAGAAAG TTGTCTATTTTGGAATACCGTAAACGAAAGAGTGTCAGCAGTGAAAGCGAAACAAGGGGAGCAAACGGCCCACGCGACCAgtctccgcctccccttcctcctcctcctggtgcCTCGGGAGCCCCTCTGGCAGACACGAGTGGCTCCTGCGCCCCCAGCCCGGTGACCCTCCCTTCAGCCAGCACCACACAGGAACTCCTAAGCTCCCCCTCAGCTGCATCGCCAGCCAAAGGCTCCTGTGCCAGTGCAGTAGATTCTTCACCTGATCTCAGTCTTTCTCCCATTCGACCCTTGTCCCTGTCATTACCGGCTGTACTTGATGACAAACTTACCaaagatgaagggaaaagag AAGTGGAGAGTACCACCCAACGTGGAGATGCTGCAGCTGAAGTCAGTAAAGACATCATTGGGAGTTCAAAGAACAACACAGGTATTGTGGCCACTTCCTTGCCAGGCATTACAACAAGCACAGCCACAGCTCCCACTGGCACTGCCTCACAGGATGTCAAGTGGAATGCTGCACCAACACTTCtggaaagacaaagggaaaatctCACAGCCAGGCTGCGCAGGGAGTTCGGCTTGTGCatatctgatgatgatgaagacaaatCTG GGCTGCGGTTGGGCTGTGTGAGTGTTGTCGGGCGTCCATCTCCTCCCTTGCTTCCCCCTCCCGGTACCTTGATCTCATCACCCCTTTCGCCGCGGGGCAGAAAGCCTTCAGGGCACCAGGCTGGGACAG AGGGTGAGGAGCGTGACCGAAGCCACCGGCGCCACAAGGAGAAGaaccttcctcccccaccaccacctccaacagCACCGCCAAAGAATTCCATCTTTCAAGGCAGAGAGGTCACTGTCCAAAAAGTAACATGCACTGCCAAGGGAGTTGTGACGGCCAGCCCCAGCCCAGGATCAAACCCCAGTGGTAGCATAACAACGAGCAGTCCTAGCAGCAGCACTGGCCCCCTTGCAACACACACTGGGACACCAGGCAGATTGGCAGGCTTGCCCACTCATCCCCCAGGCCCCCCACCTAGCTACCCAGGATCAGGGGTTACCCCCCCAATGCCTGTACCACCACCAGCAGTCAGCTCGATTCCTTCTTCTCCCAGTGGCCCTTCCCTGACTGCATTACCTGGACCCCAAGCTTCGCAGGTTGGCTTAACTCCTTCCCCCATACCAGCTCTCCCCACCCTGTCATTGCCCCTGCCAAACACTATTGTAAATCCAGTTGCAATGGACATGTCCTCCAGAACTTCCCCCATCACACAACCTGTAGGCCACACGGCCTCCCAGCGGCCCCACCTCAGCTCCCATTCTGCACCAGGACCCACAGGGCCACATCCACCTGCGCAGAACACCAGCTATCCTGCAAGGCCATATTCCAGAGGACAGTTTTCAAGTAATGCCAGTGGGCCTCTGCCAGTGTATCCCCCCAGCAGGGTAGTACCACCTCAACACAGCCCCCTGgtgaccccccctcctcttcctcccccactgcctcctccccctcctcaaggGTCACACGGACTTCCAGCCTCAGCACACCCCCAGGGTCCCCCTCCTGCCCCAGGCCTCAGCTACAATGGAGGCAACTACAACGGACTTGACTGCTCTGCCCCTGGCTCTAGAGGGTCGTGA